From the Carya illinoinensis cultivar Pawnee chromosome 4, C.illinoinensisPawnee_v1, whole genome shotgun sequence genome, one window contains:
- the LOC122307237 gene encoding uncharacterized protein LOC122307237 isoform X1, with the protein MGRQQSLQSKAVHFVSDLTTVFLNPISDKPSEPHPHPPPSPTTKLLYPRLALHGINCVRHKAGEDGEILTPQEDESKSKRSQQESISAEGSGDVVDGPDTSSFTAFLYSLLSSSEPGDNLKSDEQNNDKGESGDRQSDTLTKESGGKKSLFLRGKHSLSKAIYKAARIGGYRNQDRKGDSDMVFDGNDAGISGVEMRHVENEKESVGLVKVPDVSEPSLLLSEKSRSALYASLPALVQGRQWLLLYSTWRHGISLSTLYRRSMLWPGLSLLVIGDRKGAVFGGLVEAPLRPTNKRKYQGTNSTFVFTNKPGHPVIYRSTGVNRYFTLCSTEFLAIGGGGHFALYLDADLLNGSSSVSETYGNPCLAHSVDFEVKEVELWGFVYASKYEEMLSLSRMEAPGICRW; encoded by the exons ATGGGTAGGCAACAGTCGCTGCAGAGCAAAGCCGTCCACTTTGTTTCTGATCTCACCACTGTTTTCCTCAATCCCATCTCTGACAAACCCTCGGAACCTCATCCTCATCCTCCTCCTTCACCCACT ACCAAGCTCCTATATCCGCGATTGGCTTTGCATGGCATCAATTGTGTCAGGCATAAAGCCGGGGAGGATGGTGAAATTTTGACCCCTCAA GAAGATGAGAGCAAGTCGAAGAGAAGTCAACAAGAGTCAATTAGTGCAGAGGGTTCTGGGGATGTAGTTGATGGGCCTGATACTTCTTCTTTTACAGCATTTCTCTATTCCCTATTGTCATCCTCTGAGCCTGGGGATAATTTGAAGTCAGATGAACAGAATAATGACAAAGGAGAATCAGGGGACCGGCAATCTGACACACTAACAAAAGAAAGTGGTGGGAAAAAAAGCCTATTTTTGAGGGGGAAACATTCACTCAGTAAAGCTATTTACAAGGCTGCAAGGATCGGTGGCTATCGAAACCAAGATCGCAAGGGTGACTCTGACATGGTATTTGATGGGAATGATGCAGGAATTTCTGGAGTTGAAATGAGGCATGTGGAAAATGAGAAAGAGTCTGTGGGCTTGGTCAAAGTCCCAGATGTTTCTGAACCTTCATTGCTTCTTTCAGAGAAAAGTAGAAGTGCTCTTTATGCTTCCCTTCCAGCACTTGTTCAAGGGAGGCAATGGTTATTGCTCTATAG TACATGGAGGCATGGCATATCACTTTCAACCCTGTACCGAAGGAGCATGCTTTGGCCCGGGCTCAGCTTGCTG GTTATCGGAGACCGTAAAGGTGCAGTATTTGGTGGCTTGGTTGAGGCACCCCTAAGACCAACCAACAAGAGAAAATATCAG GGAACCAACAGTACATTTGTTTTCACGAATAAACCCGGTCATCCTGTTATCTATCGCTCAACAG GTGTAAATCGCTATTTCACTCTGTGCTCCACGGAATTTCTGGCAATTGGTGGAGGTGGTCACTTTGCACTGtatttggatgctgatct attgAATGGATCAAGTTCTGTTTCGGAAACATATGGAAATCCTTGTCTTGCGCACTCAGTGGACTTTGAAGTGAAGGAAGTTGAG TTGTGGGGCTTTGTATATGCTTCAAAATATGAGGAGATGCTTTCTTTAAGCCGAATGGAGGCTCCTGGTATATGCCGATGGTAA
- the LOC122307237 gene encoding uncharacterized protein LOC122307237 isoform X2 — translation MGRQQSLQSKAVHFVSDLTTVFLNPISDKPSEPHPHPPPSPTEDESKSKRSQQESISAEGSGDVVDGPDTSSFTAFLYSLLSSSEPGDNLKSDEQNNDKGESGDRQSDTLTKESGGKKSLFLRGKHSLSKAIYKAARIGGYRNQDRKGDSDMVFDGNDAGISGVEMRHVENEKESVGLVKVPDVSEPSLLLSEKSRSALYASLPALVQGRQWLLLYSTWRHGISLSTLYRRSMLWPGLSLLVIGDRKGAVFGGLVEAPLRPTNKRKYQGTNSTFVFTNKPGHPVIYRSTGVNRYFTLCSTEFLAIGGGGHFALYLDADLLNGSSSVSETYGNPCLAHSVDFEVKEVELWGFVYASKYEEMLSLSRMEAPGICRW, via the exons ATGGGTAGGCAACAGTCGCTGCAGAGCAAAGCCGTCCACTTTGTTTCTGATCTCACCACTGTTTTCCTCAATCCCATCTCTGACAAACCCTCGGAACCTCATCCTCATCCTCCTCCTTCACCCACT GAAGATGAGAGCAAGTCGAAGAGAAGTCAACAAGAGTCAATTAGTGCAGAGGGTTCTGGGGATGTAGTTGATGGGCCTGATACTTCTTCTTTTACAGCATTTCTCTATTCCCTATTGTCATCCTCTGAGCCTGGGGATAATTTGAAGTCAGATGAACAGAATAATGACAAAGGAGAATCAGGGGACCGGCAATCTGACACACTAACAAAAGAAAGTGGTGGGAAAAAAAGCCTATTTTTGAGGGGGAAACATTCACTCAGTAAAGCTATTTACAAGGCTGCAAGGATCGGTGGCTATCGAAACCAAGATCGCAAGGGTGACTCTGACATGGTATTTGATGGGAATGATGCAGGAATTTCTGGAGTTGAAATGAGGCATGTGGAAAATGAGAAAGAGTCTGTGGGCTTGGTCAAAGTCCCAGATGTTTCTGAACCTTCATTGCTTCTTTCAGAGAAAAGTAGAAGTGCTCTTTATGCTTCCCTTCCAGCACTTGTTCAAGGGAGGCAATGGTTATTGCTCTATAG TACATGGAGGCATGGCATATCACTTTCAACCCTGTACCGAAGGAGCATGCTTTGGCCCGGGCTCAGCTTGCTG GTTATCGGAGACCGTAAAGGTGCAGTATTTGGTGGCTTGGTTGAGGCACCCCTAAGACCAACCAACAAGAGAAAATATCAG GGAACCAACAGTACATTTGTTTTCACGAATAAACCCGGTCATCCTGTTATCTATCGCTCAACAG GTGTAAATCGCTATTTCACTCTGTGCTCCACGGAATTTCTGGCAATTGGTGGAGGTGGTCACTTTGCACTGtatttggatgctgatct attgAATGGATCAAGTTCTGTTTCGGAAACATATGGAAATCCTTGTCTTGCGCACTCAGTGGACTTTGAAGTGAAGGAAGTTGAG TTGTGGGGCTTTGTATATGCTTCAAAATATGAGGAGATGCTTTCTTTAAGCCGAATGGAGGCTCCTGGTATATGCCGATGGTAA